A window of Desulfobulbus oralis genomic DNA:
ACGGGGACACCATTTATTAGACTTGATGATAATAACAAGGCAGAATGCAAACTAATTTTTGCAGCTAAATAGCTTTTATGTTCATCCGGCATTTTTTTACTCTGTAAATTCAGGTTGGTATGTTCTCGTTGCAAAAGCACCGCCCGTTCAGAATGAGAACAGGTTAGCAGCCCATTGAAAAAGGCGCTGCAATGCGTATTGCAAGTAAAAAACTTCGTAAGGTAGAGAGGTAACTCAGTGATTCTGGGTTACTTGTAATTTGAAATTCCTGCAGCACAAGACATTAAATATATCTTATCAGTATTTATGTATAACATACATCTCATCAACATGAGATACTCAGCAATAATCTTGCTGATTATTTAATAAGAAAATTCTGTATTCTAAAGTATTTTTTATTTTTTAAATAGTATATTATTATAAATACTAAAACAACAAGGTAATTAGTGCCATAGAATAAAACAAATGCTGTTGGAAAAGAAAATTTATTAAATGTATGATTCTCTGTCGTAAAAGATGTTGTTAGTATAGATAATATGGTTATCCATATATAGTAATTTAAAAATAATTTCATAAAATATAGAAATCTATTTTTAATTATTCCTCTGTCGTACATAACTACTGTCTTTAGAATAAATAAATCAGTGCATAAAGATGATATTGGTAGCATAACAATCATATCAATTGATTCACGGGCTAATGGACACGCTTCCCATGTAAAAATGTATTTTAACCACATTATCATAAAAACAGATATAACTGGTATGCTATTTATTAAAAATGATACACATAATAAGGCGGAATGTAAAATAATTTTCTCAGCTAAATAACTCTTATGTTCATCTGACATTTTTTGCTCTGTAAATTCAGGTTGGTACACTATTACTGCAAAAGTACCGACCGATCAGGGTGAGAACAGACTATCCGTCCGTTGAAAAAAGGCACTGCAATGCGTATTGCAAGTAAAAAACTTCATAAGGCAGAGAAGTAACTCAGTGATTCTGCGTTATTTATAATTTGAAATTCCTGCAGCACAGGCCTGAAGTATGATTTTTATCTTTATTTATGTATAACCTATATCTCATCAACACAAGATACTCAGCAATGATATACTGATTATTCAATGAGCATATTCTGTATTCTGAAGCATTTTTTGTCATTTAAATAAAATATAACTATAAATATTAAAACTGCAGAATAATGGATACCAAAGAATAAAAAAAATCTCGTTAGATCATTCAATTTTTGAAACGCGCGAAACGCATTATTTTCTATAATAATTCGTATGGTTAATGATGAAAATATGGTTAAACATATATAATAATTTAAAAATAATTTCATAAAATACAAAAATTTACTTTTTATCATTTTTCTATCATGCATAACTACTGTTTTTACAATAAAAAAACTAGTACACAAAGACGATATTGGCAGCATAACAACCATATAACTTGATATTCTTGCTAATAAACTTGGTATTTTTATATTATAATGTATTAGCCACATGAATGTAAAAATAAATATAACTGGTATGCTATTTTTTATAAATGATATAAATAATAAGGCAGGATACAAAATAATTCTTTCAGCTAAATAGCTCTTATGTTCAGCTTCCATTTCTTGTCCTGTAAATTGCAAATATGCTATTGAGCCCGTGGTTAAAAATCTCAATGGGACTTTGCTAGTCTAAACGTTTACACGGTCATTATCCAACCGACGAGTTCCTGTCCGCAGCATTCCTTTCTTTCGTGATTAGCTGAAAACTGCTGCCTGGCCCGCCTGCCGACTCCAGATCCCTGCATCCAGGCATTCCCGAACCATCAACAGGCGTCAAAGTCTGCCGCAGTGCCTGTGCCTGTTCGCGTAGGCAGGGGATGTTTTTCCTCAAAAATCAACGGCTTCGGACTTTGCTTTTTTCTCTGTTTAATTACCCCGATGCCTTTGCTTTGGCAAGTGCCTGTACATCCGATCTTGGCCCTGCATAGGGGGGCTCATCCGGCCTGCAGGATATGTACGGCACAGGGTTGCCGACCTGTTCCCGGGGGCTCCCGCCGGGCCATGGGCCATGGCAAACGGCTTTTTATAGCCGCAGGAACTCATCCAGCATATGCGAGCGGCAGTCAGGCTACAAAAGGCCGTGATCGAGTCGTGAGCGAAGTGGCCGTGGCCGCTTCGGAGCGAGTTGCGATTCGTTCGCTTCATGGCGCTGCCGTCTTTGCATTTTCCCGCAAAGTGGGTATTATCCGGCCGCATTTTTCCCTTTAGCGACCCGGACATGCCTATGACCCGAGAAGAACTGCAGGCGCAACTCACCCAAATTCTGGAGCAGGATTTTGAATTCAGCAACGTGGCTCCAGGCGACAATCTGCGCGATGTGCACGGCTTTGACAGTATCGATGCCATTGAACTTTTGGCCAAGCTCGAAAAACTCCTGGGCTTTTCCATCAGCCGCGAGGAGAGGGAAGGCGCCATGCGCATCCGCACGCTTGCCGACATTCTGGACTATATCGAGACGCTCCAAAAGAAGCGGGCCGAAGACGGCGGGGGCGCATGAACCGCCGGGTCGTCATCACCGCCGTTTCCGCCATCACGCCCATTGGCTACGGCAAAAAGGACATCGTGGAGAGCCTGCAGAAGGGCCGCTCCGGGGTGAAGCCGCTGCGGGACGACGGGCTCCTCTGCAGCCGCATCCACTCGCGCGTCTTTGGCACGGTGGATGCGCCGGTGCCGCTGGACTTCCCCCGCCAGTTCCGCAAGACCATGGGCCCGGTCGCGCGTTACGCCTGCCGGGTGGCGGGCGATGTGCTGGCCGCTTCCGGCCTGCAGCAGGACTTCGTCGGCTCCGGCCGGCTCGGCGTGGCCTTTGGCTCCACCCACGGCAGCCCCAGCGTGCAGCGCGACATCTACCGCACCTTTTTTCAGCACATGGACGAGGGCTTTTCCTCTATCGGCGCCGTGGACTACCTGCGCTCCATGGTGCATACCACGGCGGTCAACATCACCCGCATGTTTGGCATCCGGGGACGGGTCATTGCCACAGCCACGGCCTGCACCACCGGCAGTCAGGCCATCGGTTTTGGCTATGAGGCCGTCAAGTTCGGCCTGCAGGACGCCATGCTCTGCGGCGCGGCCGACGAGTACGACACCACCACGGTGGCGGTGTTTGACAATCTTTTGGCCTGCTCGGTGAATTTCAACGACTCGCCCTCCAGAACGCCCCGGCCATTTGACAGGGATCGCGACGGCCTCGTGGTGGGAGAGGGCGCGGCTGCGGTCATGCTGGAGGAGTATACGCAGGCCAGACGCCGGGGCGCGCCGATCCTGGCCGAGGTTCTGGGCTTTGCCTGCACCAACAACGGCGGCGACATGATTCTGCCGAACCAGGACGGTATCAGGGCGACCTTGAAGCTGGCCCTGGAAAACGCGGCCCTTGCACCGCAGGAGGTGGATTTCGTGAGCGCCCACGCCACAGCCACCAAGATGGGCGACGTGATCGAGGCCCAGGCGATTGCCGAGGTGTACGGCGAGGGCGCATCCGGCCCCTATGTCAGCGGACTCAAGGGCTACACCGGCCACACCATGGGGGCCTGCGGGCCGATGGAGCTCGCCTTTACGCTCTACATGATGCAGGAGGGCTTTCTCGCGCCGACTTTGAATCTGGATGCAGTGGACCCACGCTGTGCCATGCTGAAGCATACCCCCCCCGGGCTGGCCGGCAGCCCCCGGATCGCGGCGATCCAGAATTTCGCCTTTGGCGGGGTCAACACCTGCCTGCTCGTCAAAAAAGGTCCCGATGTCTGCTGAGGTGCACGCTGCCCCGCTCCGGCGGGCCTACGATCTCGCGGTGACGCTGGCAGCCTGGGGCTATTTTCTGTGCGCCTTTCTGGCGGGCTTCGGTCTTTTGTACGCCGCCGCCGGCCTGTGCCCGAAACCGCAGCTCGCCTTCCAGCGGCTGAACCACTGGTATTACCGGGGCTTTTTCGCCCTGCTGCGGCTGGTTGCGCCGCGGCAAAGGTGGCGGCTTGCGCCCGAACTGGCGGCCTGCCGGAGCTGCGTTGTCCTTTGCAATCACCTTTCCTACCTGGATCCGCTCCTGCTGATGGCCCATCTCCCGCGCTGCACGACCGTGGCCCAGGCCCGCCTCTTCGACTACCCCATCTTCGGCTGGGTGCTGAAGTCCGCCGGTTATGTGCCGGCCAGCAGCGAAGGCCAGTTCGCAGGCCTGATGCTGGACCAGTTGGAGGGGCTGCGGCAGTACCTCGCGGAGGGCGGCGTCCTCTTTCTGTTTCCGGAAGGCACACGCAGCAAAAGCGGAGCGGTGGGCGCTCTGCTGCCGGGCGCGCTGAAGCTCGCGCGGCAAAGCGGCGCCCCCCTTGTGGTCTTTCGTTTCGACAACACGGGCCGTCTCTTTCCGCCCGGCCGTTTCCTGTTTGATGCGGCCAGCCCCCGGGAAATACGGCTCAGCTTCCAGGGCCGCATTGCGCCGGAAGAGCCTGTCTACTCGGGCCCGCTGGCCGAACTGTCCGCCCATCTGCAGGCGCTGCTGGCCAGGCCTGCCAAGCCCTCCGCATAGCGCCATGCATGTCCTCCTGCTCTCCATGCCCGACATTACGCCGGTTATCATCCACGAGGAGGCGGTGCATCTCCCCAATCTGGGCATCGCCACCATTGCGGCGAATCTGGACCCCGAACATGAGGTACGGGTGGCGGATCTGGTCCGCAAGCGGCGCTGCCTCAAAAAATACCTGAGCCGGCTCCTGCGGGACTTTCAGCCGGATGTGATCGGTCTTTCCTCCATGACCTGGCAGTTCGAAACCTGCGTCAGGATCGCGCATCTGCTGAAAAGCCTGCGGCCCCAGGCCAAAACCGTCCTGGGCGGCTACCATGCCACCCTGATGTTCGCGGAAATCGCGGCGAGCCCGGATGCCCGCTGGTTCGACTTCATGGTCCGCGGCGAGGGGGAAATCGCGATGAACCGGCTGCTGCGGGCCCTGGACGGTCAGGACGATGTGGCGCGCATTCCGGGCCTGTCCTACAAAATCGCGGGCCTGTTCCGGCACAATCCCCGGGCGGAGAACCTGGACCTTGCCGCCATCAGGCCGCCGCTGCGCGATCAGCGCCGCCTGACCTGGGGCTACCACATCATTGCCCAAAGGGGCGAGGTGCTGGAAACATCCAGGGGCTGCACCAGGGGCTGCAACTTCTGCTGCATGCGCCACATGTACGGCCGCTGCTTCCGCGCCTTTCCCATCGAACGGGTCATGGCCGATCTGGACGTGATCTATCACGAGAGAAAAACCCGCTGGGTCTTCCTTTCGGATGACAATATCGTGCTGAACGTGCAGCGGGTCATGCAGCTCTGCGAGGCCATCATCGCCCGCCGGTACAAGGGCCTCATGCTCTCGGTGCAGGCCGACTGCCTCACCATTGCCTCCCACGAGGAGATGGTCGCGAAAATGGCCGAGGCGGGCTTCCGCATCATCTTTCTGGGGGTGGAAAACGGGTCAAAGCGCAATCTGGCCCAGGCCGGCAAGGGCGACATCGTGGCCGCCGCGAAGCAGGCCATCAGGAACTGCCACAAATACGGCATCATGGTGCTGGCCGGGATGATCTTCGGTTTTCCCGACGACGATGCGGCCGCCATCCGTGAAAATTACGAATTCTTCCTGGAGATCGGCGCGGACATCCCCTACTGTCAGATCCTCACGCCCTACCCCAAAACCGGGATGCGGCAGCAACTCATGGATGCCGGTCTGGTGGCGAATCCGGAAGGCTACAAGCGCTACAACGGCCTCTGGGCCAACGTGCGCACACGGCACATGAGCGCCGATGAATTGCAGTTCCAGTTCTGGCTGCAGCGGGAACAGGTCTTCGGCTGGTGGAACCCGCCCGCCCTGCTGCGGAAAGAGGGCTGGCTCTGGACCTCCTTCTGGCGCTTTGTCATGAAGCCCCTGCTCAAGCGCAGCTACGAGAAGAAGCTGAAGACCATCGGCTGGGAAGGGCTCTTCCGCGAGGCCCGCGCCCACTGGCAGAGCATGAATCACTTTTCCGATCTGGAAGACTACTGATGGAGCTGTACAATCTGGAATTTTCGGCAGAGGCGGTGCGGGAAGCGGCCGCGGCCGGGCGACTGCTCTCCATGGAAATCGAGTTCAGCCGCCGCTGCAATTTCCGCTGCGTGTACTGCTACGTGGAAAACCGGGTTGCAGGGCAGAACGAGCTGAGTCCCGAAGAAAGCCGGGATGTGATCGTGCAGGCCAGGGACCTGGGGGCGCGCAAGATCATCATCCTGGGCGGCGAGCCCAGCATTGACCCGAACCTGCCGGCCATGCTGCGTTTCATTGCCGGTCTGGGGCTGGACATCGAGATCTTTACCAACGGCAGCGGCATCAGCCGGGAACTGGCCGCCCTGCTGGCGGCCGGCCGGGCCCGGGTAGCACTCAAGCTCAACTCCCGGAACCCGGAGCTGCAGGACCGGCTGGCCGGGAAAAAGGGGGCGGCCGCTCTGATCGGGCAGGCGCTCGCGAATCTGCGGGAGGCGGGTTATCCGCGGAACGGGCTTTTCCTGGCCCTGTCCACCGTGATCTGCCGCCAGAATCTCGTGGAGTTGCCGGAACTCTGGCGCTGGATGCGGGGGCAGAACATCGAGCCCTACTTCGAGGTGATCACCCCGCAGGGCCATGCCAGGGAGCAGCATGGACTCGCGGTGTCCGGCCCGGAGCTGAAAGAGCTGTTCGAGCGCCTGGCCCAAATTGACCGGGAGGAATTCGGCCGCATCTGGGAGCCGCAGCCGCCTCTGGCGGGGAACCGCTGCATGCGGCATCTGGTTTCCTGCCTGGTGACCGCCACGGGCGAGGTGATGCCCTGCGTGGGCGTGACCCTGTCGCAGGGCAATATCCGGGAGCGGAAGCTGGCCGACATCCTGCACGAGTCTCCGGTCATCCGCGATCTGAAAAACTACCGGCAAAGCATCAAGGGGCCCTGCCGCACTTGCGAAAAGGCGGCGGAATGTTATGGCTGCCGGGGCGCGGCCTATCAGCTGACCGGCGACTACCTGGCCAGCGACCCCACCTGCTGGCGGAACTGCCCGGATGGGGCTGAGCCGGCCTGCATCGCCGGCCCTACTGATCCGACTTGAGCACCGCCAGAAAGGCCCG
This region includes:
- a CDS encoding acyl carrier protein, with product MTREELQAQLTQILEQDFEFSNVAPGDNLRDVHGFDSIDAIELLAKLEKLLGFSISREEREGAMRIRTLADILDYIETLQKKRAEDGGGA
- a CDS encoding beta-ketoacyl-[acyl-carrier-protein] synthase family protein; this encodes MNRRVVITAVSAITPIGYGKKDIVESLQKGRSGVKPLRDDGLLCSRIHSRVFGTVDAPVPLDFPRQFRKTMGPVARYACRVAGDVLAASGLQQDFVGSGRLGVAFGSTHGSPSVQRDIYRTFFQHMDEGFSSIGAVDYLRSMVHTTAVNITRMFGIRGRVIATATACTTGSQAIGFGYEAVKFGLQDAMLCGAADEYDTTTVAVFDNLLACSVNFNDSPSRTPRPFDRDRDGLVVGEGAAAVMLEEYTQARRRGAPILAEVLGFACTNNGGDMILPNQDGIRATLKLALENAALAPQEVDFVSAHATATKMGDVIEAQAIAEVYGEGASGPYVSGLKGYTGHTMGACGPMELAFTLYMMQEGFLAPTLNLDAVDPRCAMLKHTPPGLAGSPRIAAIQNFAFGGVNTCLLVKKGPDVC
- a CDS encoding lysophospholipid acyltransferase family protein; its protein translation is MSAEVHAAPLRRAYDLAVTLAAWGYFLCAFLAGFGLLYAAAGLCPKPQLAFQRLNHWYYRGFFALLRLVAPRQRWRLAPELAACRSCVVLCNHLSYLDPLLLMAHLPRCTTVAQARLFDYPIFGWVLKSAGYVPASSEGQFAGLMLDQLEGLRQYLAEGGVLFLFPEGTRSKSGAVGALLPGALKLARQSGAPLVVFRFDNTGRLFPPGRFLFDAASPREIRLSFQGRIAPEEPVYSGPLAELSAHLQALLARPAKPSA
- a CDS encoding B12-binding domain-containing radical SAM protein, which codes for MHVLLLSMPDITPVIIHEEAVHLPNLGIATIAANLDPEHEVRVADLVRKRRCLKKYLSRLLRDFQPDVIGLSSMTWQFETCVRIAHLLKSLRPQAKTVLGGYHATLMFAEIAASPDARWFDFMVRGEGEIAMNRLLRALDGQDDVARIPGLSYKIAGLFRHNPRAENLDLAAIRPPLRDQRRLTWGYHIIAQRGEVLETSRGCTRGCNFCCMRHMYGRCFRAFPIERVMADLDVIYHERKTRWVFLSDDNIVLNVQRVMQLCEAIIARRYKGLMLSVQADCLTIASHEEMVAKMAEAGFRIIFLGVENGSKRNLAQAGKGDIVAAAKQAIRNCHKYGIMVLAGMIFGFPDDDAAAIRENYEFFLEIGADIPYCQILTPYPKTGMRQQLMDAGLVANPEGYKRYNGLWANVRTRHMSADELQFQFWLQREQVFGWWNPPALLRKEGWLWTSFWRFVMKPLLKRSYEKKLKTIGWEGLFREARAHWQSMNHFSDLEDY
- a CDS encoding radical SAM/SPASM domain-containing protein; translation: MELYNLEFSAEAVREAAAAGRLLSMEIEFSRRCNFRCVYCYVENRVAGQNELSPEESRDVIVQARDLGARKIIILGGEPSIDPNLPAMLRFIAGLGLDIEIFTNGSGISRELAALLAAGRARVALKLNSRNPELQDRLAGKKGAAALIGQALANLREAGYPRNGLFLALSTVICRQNLVELPELWRWMRGQNIEPYFEVITPQGHAREQHGLAVSGPELKELFERLAQIDREEFGRIWEPQPPLAGNRCMRHLVSCLVTATGEVMPCVGVTLSQGNIRERKLADILHESPVIRDLKNYRQSIKGPCRTCEKAAECYGCRGAAYQLTGDYLASDPTCWRNCPDGAEPACIAGPTDPT